The proteins below come from a single Halostagnicola larsenii XH-48 genomic window:
- a CDS encoding ATP-dependent DNA helicase — translation MRNWRSVFGHPTPYDEQVDGIESAIETARDGGYTVIEGACGTGKTMIALTAGIELVRDPDSDFERVFVLTSVKQQLHQFEEDLETINENLPTDWNPVSGLTLVGKADVCPYNREGKAGIDDSNVYDRCESLRDRTRALTGEGGSTTAGNLASRARSQQIGLADSGSRGGSANFLETAGEATPYPPDLPEYDDGGPAGSEVEYCPFYAQYLEDLPDEGSDGDAAEAVPFDFTETGLVTPEDLVGLSASRGTCPHSVMGAVLGHVEVVIGNYYHAFDPTTTSSFTGALLDDSTFVVCDEAHMLEPRVRNLVSDGVADRTLRDAETELSRVIQPVRQERQGRQTEGGSKTADADLVRGELADSDVSYDELERTLEFVQDLRGELDRRVEARLDAEYGNWKADLTQLEDDEIPLRDPAKPAEDELSEWASRAGYSDSVWVRAEAVGAVVERILNSAEDEERTRSMPAAGRLFGEWYRRGHTDYFREIELERTWNEMEPQDSWRRAYTARIALHNCVPSDAIGSQLSKFGGGVLMSATLEPMDAFTEVTGLEYLEREEDRPVTTRQYGLHFPAENRESFAVAAPKFTYENRGRTGEETPTRESYVDALERVAELPGNVLVGMPSYAEAEWAAGELEARIEKPVLLDASSSDDTTQSLKDEFFAGEGKVLVTSLRGTLTEGVDYRGDRLSAAVVCGVPIVNTSSPRTKAVRRAYDDEFGDGFEYALTVPAVRKARQAVGRVVRSPEDVGVRVLLDERYARDSWDSVRSYLAADEEFQPVSPDMLELGLERFRSRLES, via the coding sequence ATGAGGAACTGGCGCTCGGTGTTCGGCCACCCCACTCCCTACGACGAGCAGGTCGACGGTATCGAGTCGGCCATCGAAACCGCTCGAGATGGCGGCTATACCGTAATCGAGGGGGCCTGTGGCACCGGCAAGACGATGATCGCGCTCACCGCGGGGATCGAGCTGGTTCGCGATCCCGACAGCGACTTCGAGCGCGTGTTCGTCCTCACGAGCGTCAAACAGCAACTCCACCAGTTCGAAGAAGACCTCGAGACGATCAACGAGAACCTCCCGACCGACTGGAACCCGGTTTCCGGGCTCACCCTCGTCGGAAAGGCAGACGTCTGCCCGTACAACCGCGAGGGGAAGGCGGGAATCGACGACAGTAACGTCTACGACCGATGCGAATCGCTTCGGGACCGGACGCGAGCATTAACCGGCGAGGGCGGGTCCACGACGGCTGGGAATCTCGCCTCGCGCGCACGAAGTCAACAGATCGGGCTCGCCGACAGCGGGTCCCGCGGCGGGTCGGCGAACTTCCTCGAGACCGCCGGCGAAGCGACGCCGTACCCGCCGGACCTGCCCGAGTACGACGACGGCGGGCCAGCCGGGAGCGAAGTCGAGTACTGCCCGTTCTACGCGCAGTACCTCGAGGATCTCCCCGACGAGGGCAGCGACGGCGACGCCGCTGAGGCGGTCCCCTTCGATTTCACCGAAACGGGACTCGTAACGCCCGAGGACCTAGTCGGACTCTCTGCCAGCCGTGGAACCTGTCCGCACTCGGTGATGGGCGCCGTGCTCGGCCACGTCGAGGTCGTCATTGGGAATTACTACCACGCGTTCGATCCCACGACGACGTCGTCGTTTACCGGCGCGCTGCTCGATGACTCCACGTTCGTCGTCTGCGACGAAGCGCACATGCTCGAACCCCGCGTTCGCAATCTCGTGAGCGACGGGGTCGCCGACCGGACGCTTCGAGATGCGGAGACGGAACTCTCGCGCGTGATCCAGCCGGTTCGGCAGGAACGGCAGGGGAGACAGACTGAGGGCGGGTCCAAGACGGCGGACGCCGATCTCGTTCGCGGCGAACTCGCCGATAGCGACGTTTCGTACGATGAGCTCGAGCGGACCCTCGAGTTCGTTCAGGATCTGCGGGGCGAACTCGACCGCCGGGTGGAAGCCCGTCTCGACGCCGAGTACGGAAACTGGAAGGCGGATCTAACCCAGCTCGAGGACGACGAAATCCCGCTTCGAGACCCCGCCAAACCGGCCGAGGACGAACTGAGCGAGTGGGCGTCTCGAGCGGGTTACAGCGACTCGGTGTGGGTTCGCGCGGAGGCGGTCGGTGCGGTCGTCGAACGAATTTTGAACAGCGCGGAGGACGAGGAGCGAACTCGTTCGATGCCCGCCGCCGGCCGTCTCTTCGGCGAGTGGTACCGTCGCGGTCACACCGACTACTTCAGAGAGATCGAACTCGAGCGGACGTGGAACGAGATGGAGCCCCAGGATTCCTGGCGGCGGGCCTACACGGCTCGAATCGCGCTACACAACTGCGTTCCGAGCGACGCGATCGGTTCCCAACTCTCGAAGTTCGGCGGCGGCGTTCTCATGAGCGCGACGCTCGAGCCCATGGACGCGTTCACGGAGGTGACGGGCCTCGAGTACCTCGAACGCGAGGAGGACCGCCCGGTGACCACACGCCAGTACGGCCTGCACTTTCCGGCGGAAAACCGTGAGAGCTTCGCGGTCGCCGCACCGAAGTTCACCTACGAGAACAGGGGCCGGACCGGCGAGGAAACTCCGACGCGCGAAAGTTACGTCGACGCGCTCGAGCGGGTCGCCGAACTGCCGGGGAACGTGCTCGTCGGGATGCCGAGTTACGCCGAGGCCGAGTGGGCGGCGGGCGAACTCGAGGCCCGAATCGAAAAACCCGTCCTGCTCGACGCCTCGAGCAGCGACGACACCACGCAGTCGCTGAAAGACGAGTTCTTCGCGGGTGAGGGGAAGGTGCTGGTGACGAGTCTGCGCGGAACGCTCACCGAGGGCGTCGACTACCGCGGTGACCGATTGTCGGCGGCCGTCGTCTGTGGCGTCCCCATCGTCAACACCTCGAGCCCCCGGACGAAGGCCGTTCGTCGCGCTTACGACGACGAGTTCGGCGACGGGTTCGAGTACGCGTTGACCGTACCAGCCGTGCGGAAGGCCCGACAGGCGGTCGGTCGAGTGGTTCGAAGCCCCGAGGACGTCGGGGTTCGCGTCCTGCTCGACGAACGCTACGCCCGCGACAGCTGGGATTCGGTCCGTTCGTATCTCGCCGCCGACGAGGAGTTCCAGCCGGTGAGCCCCGACATGCTCGAACTCGGTCTCGAGCGGTTTCGGTCGCGACTTGAATCGTAG
- a CDS encoding MFS transporter, giving the protein MRPPHVLFVLAAVFVLVVAFVPAGSAAPPPEGVCGVCGDDFEWTADENGVNASVDESSLGIRVTADGDSQWRATATLNRTAATQFEENQTALERTVTQTYSRSRILEGEPENLSATLEDRTLTVTFAVDDATHQYPGGVIVFDEFTQSPPTTDVYVNADTLTITGPSGTTVTHAPPGGTSTENQATWTSDTDQQYDGPELGRDATVAFAPDDGLVSKAATSGALEAHSFGLIESDLREFAALPTGLLGLVAAGLLLAGNRLPRTFSRGRTITRWLGVGAGLYAAFAVLAAVTAGDFWIIFAIIGIALAPQTFLTAVAAILTDFVNVNTDRNVSRIAAVAALAWTGALVVGAPLSANLVFFAGPLIFLPFGVLAGAKHPARFLFPFIAALGPIVAGLALVPQIGIVLVTPTMFAGILLGTALLGVPLFAIGRRFGRNATTATERTDTPAGTAS; this is encoded by the coding sequence ATGCGTCCTCCACACGTACTCTTCGTCCTCGCTGCAGTCTTCGTACTCGTAGTCGCGTTCGTCCCGGCAGGTTCGGCAGCGCCGCCGCCGGAAGGCGTCTGCGGAGTCTGTGGAGACGACTTCGAGTGGACGGCCGATGAAAACGGTGTCAACGCCAGCGTCGATGAGAGCAGCCTGGGTATCCGAGTCACTGCCGACGGGGACAGCCAGTGGCGAGCCACCGCCACCCTGAACCGAACCGCTGCAACCCAGTTCGAGGAGAACCAGACTGCCCTCGAGCGCACCGTCACTCAGACCTATTCCCGGTCTAGAATACTCGAAGGCGAACCCGAAAACCTCTCGGCGACGCTCGAGGACCGCACCCTCACGGTCACGTTCGCCGTCGACGACGCCACCCACCAGTACCCCGGCGGCGTGATCGTGTTCGACGAGTTCACCCAGTCCCCGCCGACGACTGACGTGTACGTCAACGCGGACACGCTCACGATCACGGGACCATCTGGAACGACGGTTACGCACGCGCCGCCCGGGGGGACGAGCACCGAGAATCAAGCGACCTGGACGTCCGATACCGATCAGCAATACGACGGCCCCGAACTCGGTCGCGATGCGACCGTCGCGTTCGCCCCCGACGACGGTCTCGTCTCGAAGGCGGCCACGAGCGGCGCGCTCGAGGCCCACTCGTTCGGACTGATCGAGTCGGACCTGCGCGAGTTCGCAGCGCTTCCGACGGGACTCCTCGGTCTCGTCGCGGCCGGATTGCTTCTGGCCGGCAACCGGCTTCCACGAACGTTTTCTCGAGGGCGAACGATCACGCGATGGCTCGGCGTCGGTGCCGGCCTCTACGCTGCGTTCGCCGTCCTCGCGGCTGTCACCGCTGGCGATTTCTGGATTATATTCGCAATCATCGGTATCGCCCTCGCGCCGCAGACGTTCCTGACGGCCGTCGCTGCGATACTCACGGACTTCGTGAACGTGAACACCGACAGGAACGTCTCGAGAATCGCGGCCGTCGCGGCCCTCGCGTGGACGGGTGCACTTGTCGTCGGTGCGCCACTGAGCGCGAACCTCGTGTTCTTCGCCGGCCCGCTGATTTTTCTTCCGTTCGGCGTGCTCGCCGGCGCGAAACATCCCGCCCGCTTCCTGTTCCCGTTCATCGCCGCGCTGGGGCCAATAGTGGCTGGATTGGCGCTCGTCCCGCAGATCGGGATCGTGCTCGTCACCCCGACGATGTTCGCGGGAATACTCCTCGGAACGGCACTGCTCGGCGTTCCGCTGTTCGCTATCGGACGTCGATTTGGGAGAAACGCCACGACCGCAACCGAACGGACGGACACTCCGGCCGGCACGGCGAGCTAA
- a CDS encoding DUF7521 family protein gives MNEYTPIIAIANTATLLMGGAVAALAFRAYRRTGAPALRAVTIGFCCIIVGSILGGLVHSLEGNVALGVAVQNSFTAFGFAILLYSLYAEMTDSASGSTTIIR, from the coding sequence ATGAACGAATACACGCCAATCATCGCAATCGCGAACACCGCGACGCTCCTGATGGGCGGCGCCGTGGCGGCGCTGGCCTTTCGCGCGTACAGACGCACCGGCGCACCGGCGCTTCGAGCCGTCACGATCGGCTTTTGTTGTATCATCGTCGGCTCGATCCTCGGCGGCCTCGTCCACTCGCTCGAGGGAAACGTCGCGCTCGGCGTCGCCGTCCAGAACTCGTTCACCGCGTTCGGGTTTGCTATCTTGCTCTACTCGCTGTACGCGGAGATGACCGACTCGGCGTCCGGTTCGACGACGATAATCCGTTGA